Proteins from a genomic interval of Arachis hypogaea cultivar Tifrunner chromosome 10, arahy.Tifrunner.gnm2.J5K5, whole genome shotgun sequence:
- the LOC112716522 gene encoding uncharacterized protein isoform X2 has product MLMSDSQSRIWITTLKELVVQSSLMGILMQQLAIYLEKLMLTPWPWKGTVLLMKVGWRIYFGQMAFVGRIISALEMCLHLIQPIGKISTEDRWLSSRVVTITVKHAYLDCFCSGSTAVTIVKQGSILFMSNIGDSRAIMGSKDSNDSMVAIQLTIDLKPDLPREAERIKRCKGRVFALKMNQKFEGCGYFLMIHLGWSYLCLISILVFCACLGCVKQ; this is encoded by the exons ATGCTAATGTCGGATTCACAAAGTAGGATCTGGATAACCACATTGAAAGAACTCGTCGTGCAAAGCTCATTGATGGGGATTCTAATGCAACAATTAGCTATCTACTTGGAAAAGCTGATGTTGACCCCATGGCCATGGAAAGGTACAGTGCTACTGATGAAAGTCGGCTGGCGAATCTATTTTGGGCAGATGGCATTTGTAGGGCGGATTATCAGTGCTTTGGAGATGTGCTTGCATTTGATACAACCTATCGGAAAAATAAGTACAGAAGACCGTTGGTTATCTTCTCGGGTTGTAACCATCACCGTCAAACATGCATATTTGGATTGTTTCTGTAGTGGGAGCACGGCTGTAACCATAGTGAAGCAG GGATCAATTCTGTTCATGAGCAACATAGGGGATTCCCGAGCAATCATGGGATCCAAGGACAGCAATGACTCCATGGTGGCAATTCAGTTGACAATTGATTTGAAACCTGATTTGCCAA GGGAAGCTGAAAGAATCAAAAGGTGTAAGGGCAGGGTATTTGCCTTGAAGATGAACCAGAAGTTCGAAGGGTGTGGTTACTTTTTGATGATACACCTCGGATGGA GCTACTTATGCTTAATATCCATCTTGGTATTTTGTGCCTGTCTGGGATGTGTTAAGCAATGA
- the LOC112716522 gene encoding uncharacterized protein isoform X1, translating into MLMSDSQSRIWITTLKELVVQSSLMGILMQQLAIYLEKLMLTPWPWKGTVLLMKVGWRIYFGQMAFVGRIISALEMCLHLIQPIGKISTEDRWLSSRVVTITVKHAYLDCFCSGSTAVTIVKQGSILFMSNIGDSRAIMGSKDSNDSMVAIQLTIDLKPDLPREAERIKRCKGRVFALKMNQKFEGCGYFLMIHLGWSKTFENISAFICSCGFSCHSNVTIIAKVS; encoded by the exons ATGCTAATGTCGGATTCACAAAGTAGGATCTGGATAACCACATTGAAAGAACTCGTCGTGCAAAGCTCATTGATGGGGATTCTAATGCAACAATTAGCTATCTACTTGGAAAAGCTGATGTTGACCCCATGGCCATGGAAAGGTACAGTGCTACTGATGAAAGTCGGCTGGCGAATCTATTTTGGGCAGATGGCATTTGTAGGGCGGATTATCAGTGCTTTGGAGATGTGCTTGCATTTGATACAACCTATCGGAAAAATAAGTACAGAAGACCGTTGGTTATCTTCTCGGGTTGTAACCATCACCGTCAAACATGCATATTTGGATTGTTTCTGTAGTGGGAGCACGGCTGTAACCATAGTGAAGCAG GGATCAATTCTGTTCATGAGCAACATAGGGGATTCCCGAGCAATCATGGGATCCAAGGACAGCAATGACTCCATGGTGGCAATTCAGTTGACAATTGATTTGAAACCTGATTTGCCAA GGGAAGCTGAAAGAATCAAAAGGTGTAAGGGCAGGGTATTTGCCTTGAAGATGAACCAGAAGTTCGAAGGGTGTGGTTACTTTTTGATGATACACCTCGGATGGAGTAAGACTTTCGAAAATATATCTGCTTTTATTTGTTCTTGTGGTTTCAGTTGCCACAGTAATGTTACAATTATCGCTAAAGTCTCTTAG
- the LOC112717950 gene encoding uncharacterized protein — translation MIVNGASDPILCRCFPSFLDGPALDWFCSLPADSISRFQELASQFEDHFAASVIYLHDSDYLTTIKQGPQESLKDYITRFTKVAMQIPDLHPEVHLHAIKSGLHPGKFQETIAVAKPKTLAEFREKAKGQIDIEELRQARRADKSAVKDDEKPRDNKKSFKPVP, via the coding sequence ATGATTGTTAACGGTGCATCCGATCCAATTCTTTGTCGATGTTTCCCATCTTttttagacggtcctgcacttgactggttttgttctttgcctgcaGATTCGATATCCCGTTTTCAGGAGCTAGCCAGCCAATTTGAAGACCATTTTGCAGCATCCGTAATATACCTCCACGATTCAGACTATCTGACGACTATTAAGCAGGGACCACAAGAGAGCCTGAAAGATTATATAACTCGTTTTACGAAAGTGGCCATGCAGATCCCTGATCTCCATCCCGAAGTCCATCTCCATGCCATTAAGAGCGGCCTGCATCCAGGAAAATTTCAGGAGACCATTGCCGTAGCCAAACCAAAAACCTTGGCCGAGTTCCGCGAGAAGGCCAAGGGACAGATTGATATTGAAGAACTCCGCCAAGCACGAAGGGCAGACAAATCGGCCGTGAAGGATGATGAAAAACCACGCGATAACAAGAAGAGCTTCAAGCCAGTTCCGTGA
- the LOC112716522 gene encoding probable protein phosphatase 2C 73 isoform X3: protein MLMSDSQSRIWITTLKELVVQSSLMGILMQQLAIYLEKLMLTPWPWKGTVLLMKVGWRIYFGQMAFVGRIISALEMCLHLIQPIGKISTEDRWLSSRVVTITVKHAYLDCFCSGSTAVTIVKQGSILFMSNIGDSRAIMGSKDSNDSMVAIQLTIDLKPDLPREAERIKRCKGRVFALKMNQKFEGCGYFLMIHLGWTMNRWLR from the exons ATGCTAATGTCGGATTCACAAAGTAGGATCTGGATAACCACATTGAAAGAACTCGTCGTGCAAAGCTCATTGATGGGGATTCTAATGCAACAATTAGCTATCTACTTGGAAAAGCTGATGTTGACCCCATGGCCATGGAAAGGTACAGTGCTACTGATGAAAGTCGGCTGGCGAATCTATTTTGGGCAGATGGCATTTGTAGGGCGGATTATCAGTGCTTTGGAGATGTGCTTGCATTTGATACAACCTATCGGAAAAATAAGTACAGAAGACCGTTGGTTATCTTCTCGGGTTGTAACCATCACCGTCAAACATGCATATTTGGATTGTTTCTGTAGTGGGAGCACGGCTGTAACCATAGTGAAGCAG GGATCAATTCTGTTCATGAGCAACATAGGGGATTCCCGAGCAATCATGGGATCCAAGGACAGCAATGACTCCATGGTGGCAATTCAGTTGACAATTGATTTGAAACCTGATTTGCCAA GGGAAGCTGAAAGAATCAAAAGGTGTAAGGGCAGGGTATTTGCCTTGAAGATGAACCAGAAGTTCGAAGGGTGTGGTTACTTTTTGATGATACACCTCGGATGGA CAATGAATAGGTGGTTGAGATAG